A region from the Rhodamnia argentea isolate NSW1041297 chromosome 7, ASM2092103v1, whole genome shotgun sequence genome encodes:
- the LOC115737841 gene encoding FT-interacting protein 3, translated as MAESCARKLVVEVCHAKNLMPKDGQGTASAYAMVDFDGQRRRTKTKFRDLNPQWDERMEFPVDDAESMPSEMLEINLYNDKKTGKRSTFLGKVKIAGSAFVKSGSEALVYYPLEKRSVFSQIKGELGLKVFYIDEDPPAAAEADPPAEKEGNGEVEKKEEDKPKEAEKKEDEKPAETPPENTKADEAPATAPPAAAVENPPIAHSEKLKHLKERPENGKAAVNDLELRSLSGDRSRRSAYDLVDSMPFLYVRVVKSKRGDADSKSPVYANLVIGTHAVKTKSQSDNKEWDQVFAFDKEGLNSTHLEVSVWIEEKKEGDQTVETCLGTVSFDLQEVPKRVPPDSPLAPQWYTLESEKSPPPVNDVMLAAWFGTQADEAFQEAWQSDSGGLIPETRAKVYLAPKLWYLRLTVIQTQDLQLGLGPEPKVKTPELYVKGQLGAQIFKTSRTSAGSLSSGSSNPTWNEDLVFVAAEPFEPFLVITVEDATNGLSVGQAKVHVPSVERWTDDSTEARSKWFNLAGDESKPYTGRIHVRACLEGGYHVLDEAAHVTSDVRASAKQLARAPIGLLEVGIRGATNLLPVKTKDGTRGTTDAYVVAKYGPKWVRTRTILDRFNPRWNEQYTWDVYDPCTVLTIGVFDNGRYKRDDAGKPGKDLRIGKIRVRLSTLDTNRVYMNSYSLSMLLPGGARKMGEIEIAVRFSCSSWLSLIQAYTTPMLPRMHHVRPLGPAQQDMLRHTAMRVVTARLARSEPPLGQEVVQYVLDSDTHVWSMRRSKANWFRVVGCLSCVAMFGRWLDGIRTWAHPPTTVLMHVLLVAVVLCPHLVIPTVFMYAFLILILRFRYRHRAAPNSMDPRLSYAEVVGPDELDEEFDGFPTTRPSEVVRIRYDRLRALAGRAQTLLGDVAAQGERLDALFSWRDPRATGLFVAFCLVASLGFYVVPFKVFLLGSGFYYLRHPRFRDDMPSVPVNFFRRLPSLSDQML; from the coding sequence ATGGCCGAATCGTGCGCTCGGAAGCTCGTCGTGGAGGTCTGCCACGCCAAGAACTTGATGCCCAAGGACGGCCAGGGCACGGCGAGCGCGTACGCCATGGTCGACTTCGACGGCCAGCGGCGGCGGACGAAGACCAAGTTCCGGGACCTGAATCCGCAGTGGGACGAGAGGATGGAGTTCCCGGTCGACGATGCGGAGTCCATGCCCTCGGAGATGCTGGAGATCAATCTTTACAACGACAAGAAGACCGGCAAGCGCAGCACCTTCCTCGGCAAAGTGAAGATCGCCGGGAGCGCCTTCGTCAAGTCGGGGTCGGAGGCGCTCGTCTACTACCCGCTGGAGAAAAGGAGCGTCTTCTCGCAGATCAAAGGCGAGCTCGGGCTCAAGGTCTTCTACATCGACGAGGATCCCCCAGCGGCCGCGGAGGCGGATCCACCTGCGGAGAAGGAAGGCAATGGCGAAgtggagaagaaggaagaggataAGCCTAAAGAggcagagaaaaaggaagacgaGAAGCCGGCAGAGACGCCGCCGGAGAACACGAAGGCAGACGAAGCTCCGGCGACAGCTCCGCCGGCGGCCGCAGTGGAGAATCCGCCGATTGCGCACTCGGAGAAGCTAAAGCATTTGAAGGAGAGGCCGGAGAACGGGAAAGCGGCTGTAAACGACCTCGAGCTTCGGTCTCTGTCGGGCGATCGGAGCCGCCGGAGCGCGTACGATCTGGTAGATAGCATGCCCTTCCTCTACGTGCGCGTGGTGAAATCCAAGCGCGGAGACGCCGATTCGAAATCGCCTGTGTATGCCAATCTCGTGATCGGCACTCACGCTGTGAAAACGAAGAGCCAGAGCGACAACAAGGAATGGGATCAAGTCTTTGCATTCGACAAAGAAGGATTAAACTCGACGCATTTGGAGGTCTCTGTGTGGATCGAAGAGAAGAAGGAAGGTGATCAGACGGTCGAGACTTGCTTGGGAACGGTCTCGTTCGATCTGCAGGAAGTGCCGAAGCGAGTGCCGCCGGACAGCCCGCTGGCTCCGCAGTGGTACACTCTTGAGTCAGAGAAGTCGCCGCCGCCGGTAAATGACGTCATGCTCGCCGCGTGGTTTGGGACCCAGGCGGACGAGGCTTTCCAGGAGGCCTGGCAGTCGGATTCGGGCGGGCTGATTCCCGAGACCCGAGCCAAGGTGTACCTGGCTCCCAAGCTGTGGTACCTGAGGCTAACGGTTATCCAGACCCAGGACCTGCAGTTAGGTTTGGGGCCCGAGCCTAAGGTTAAGACTCCGGAGCTCTACGTGAAAGGTCAACTCGGCGCGCAGATCTTCAAGACGAGCCGGACCTCGGCTGGCTCGTTGTCGTCTGGCTCGTCTAACCCGACGTGGAACGAGGATCTCGTCTTCGTCGCTGCCGAGCCATTCGAGCCGTTTCTGGTGATCACGGTGGAGGACGCGACGAACGGGCTGTCTGTGGGCCAGGCCAAAGTACACGTGCCGAGCGTCGAGAGGTGGACAGACGATTCCACGGAGGCAAGGTCGAAGTGGTTCAACTTAGCCGGGGATGAGAGCAAGCCGTACACAGGGAGGATCCACGTGAGAGCGTGCCTGGAAGGTGGATATCACGTGCTCGACGAGGCGGCTCACGTGACCAGCGATGTCCGAGCCTCGGCTAAGCAGCTGGCGAGAGCTCCGATTGGTCTGCTCGAGGTGGGCATCCGAGGAGCGACCAACTTGTTGCCGGTGAAGACCAAAGACGGAACTCGCGGGACAACGGATGCTTATGTGGTGGCCAAGTATGGGCCCAAGTGGGTTCGGACGCGAACCATCCTCGACCGGTTTAACCCGCGATGGAATGAGCAATACACCTGGGACGTGTACGATCCGTGCACGGTGCTCACAATTGGCGTCTTCGACAACGGGAGGTACAAGCGTGACGATGCGGGTAAACCCGGAAAAGATTTGAGAATCGGCAAAATACGCGTCCGGCTATCGACGCTCGACACAAACCGCGTCTACATGAACTCATACTCGCTGTCCATGCTGCTACCTGGTGGAGCCAGGAAGATGGGAGAGATCGAGATCGCTGTACGATTTTCATGCTCTTCATGGCTCAGCTTGATCCAGGCCTACACGACGCCGATGCTCCCTAGGATGCACCACGTGCGCCCGCTAGGCCCGGCACAGCAAGACATGCTCAGGCACACGGCAATGCGGGTTGTGACAGCCCGGCTGGCCCGGTCCGAGCCACCGCTCGGGCAGGAGGTGGTCCAGTACGTGCTGGACTCGGATACACACGTGTGGAGCATGAGGCGGAGCAAGGCCAACTGGTTCCGGGTGGTGGGCTGCCTGTCCTGCGTGGCAATGTTCGGCCGGTGGCTCGATGGGATCCGGACGTGGGCCCACCCGCCCACCACCGTGCTCATGCACGTGCTGCTCGTGGCCGTCGTGCTGTGCCCGCACCTGGTGATCCCCACCGTGTTCATGTACGCCTTCCTGATCCTGATCCTGAGGTTCCGGTACCGCCACCGGGCCGCCCCAAACAGCATGGACCCAAGGCTGTCCTACGCGGAAGTGGTAGGCCCCGACGAGCTCGACGAGGAGTTCGACGGGTTCCCGACGACGCGGCCTTCCGAAGTGGTCCGCATCCGGTACGACCGGCTGCGGGCCCTAGCGGGGCGGGCCCAGACCCTCCTCGGGGACGTGGCTGCCCAGGGGGAGCGCCTGGACGCGCTCTTCAGCTGGCGGGACCCTCGCGCGACGGGGCTGTTCGTGGCGTTCTGCCTGGTGGCGTCGCTGGGGTTCTACGTGGTGCCATTCAAGGTCTTCCTCCTGGGGTCGGGGTTCTACTACCTGCGGCACCCCAGGTTCCGGGACGACATGCCGTCCGTCCCGGTCAACTTCTTCCGGCGGCTTCCGTCGCTCTCCGATCAGATGCTCTAG
- the LOC115737748 gene encoding BTB/POZ and MATH domain-containing protein 4 codes for MNPPANSSASPLVSPTSSQSLTKTVNGSHKFTIQGYSLAKGMGVGKHIASENFTVGGYQWAIYFYPDGKNPEDSSAYVSVFIALASEGTDVRALFELKLLDQSGRGKHKVHSHFDRSLEGGPYTLKYRGSMWGYKRFFRRAMLETSEFLKDDCLKINCTVGVVVSEIDCPRLHSIQVPESDIGAHFGFLLDNEEGSDVTFNVSGEKFRAHKLVLAARSPVFEAEFLNVMEEDNDEVFISDMEPKVFQALLHFIYKDTLDEDEELSIPSAFCSPSEMPVAKLLAAADRYNLPRLKLISESILCQGISVDSVARILALAEQHHAMDLKSICLKFAAENLVAVMRSDGFEYLKENCPSLQSELLKTVAGCEEQVSGGGNRSVFAQFSDGNETNDRSIRQRDWDNLGVRTQSLWMPLSDGGDASGPSPGQES; via the exons ATGAATCCCCCCGCGAACTCGAGCGCGAGCCCCCTGGTGTCGCCGACGTCGTCGCAGTCGCTCACCAAGACCGTGAACGGTTCCCACAAGTTCACGATTCAGGGGTACTCGCTCGCCAAGGGCATGGGTGTGGGTAAGCACATTGCGAGCGAGAACTTCACCGTCGGGGGCTACCAGTGGGCGATTTACTTCTACCCGGACGGCAAGAACCCGGAGGACAGCTCGGCTTACGTGTCGGTGTTCATCGCGCTCGCTAGCGAGGGCACCGACGTCCGAGCTCTGTTCGAGCTCAAGCTCCTGGACCAGAGTGGCCGAGGCAAGCACAAGGTCCACAGCCATTTCGATCGGTCGCTCGAGGGCGGGCCCTACACGCTCAAGTACAGGGGGAGTATGTG GGGTTATAAGCGTTTCTTCAGACGGGCCATGCTTGAAACATCAGAATTTCTTAAAGATGACTGTCTGAAGATCAATTGCACAGTGGGTGTTGTGGTCTCAGAAATAGACTGTCCAAGGTTACATTCTATACAAGTTCCTGAGTCTGATATTGGTGCACACTTTGGCTTCTTGCTGGATAATGAAGAAGGCTCTGATGTTACCTTTAATGTGTCTGGGGAAAAGTTTCGTGCTCATAAGCTGGTATTAGCTGCTCGATCTCCTGTATTTGAGGCGGAATTCCTGAATGTGATGGAGGAAGACAATGATGAAGTATTTATAAGTGATATGGAACCTAAAGTCTTCCAG GCTTTGCTACATTTCATCTACAAAGACACTCTAGATGAAGACGAGGAGCTTTCAATACCAAGTGCATTTTGCAGTCCATCAGAAATGCCGGTGGCAAAGCTTCTAGCTGCTGCAGACAGATACAATTTGCCTCGATTGAAACTGATTTCTGAGTCCATCCTCTGTCAGGGTATATCTGTGGATTCTGTTGCCAGGATCTTGGCCCTTGCTGAGCAGCATCATGCCATGGATCTGAAAtctatttgtttgaaatttgctGCTGAAAACCTCGTAG CTGTTATGCGCTCGGATGGCTTCGAGTATCTTAAAGAGAACTGCCCATCTCTACAGTCAGAGCTCCTAAAGACAGTTGCAGGATGTGAAGAGCAAGTCAGCGGAGGGGGAAATcgaagtgtttttgcccaatttTCTGATGGCAATGAAACAAATGACAGGAGTATTAGGCAACGAGACTGGGATAATTTGGGCGTGAGAACTCAGAGCTTGTGGATGCCTCTCTCCGACGGAGGAGATGCAAGTGGTCCTAGCCCTGGCCAAGAAAGCTGA
- the LOC115737842 gene encoding cationic amino acid transporter 2, vacuolar-like isoform X2, which produces MSVCWECLPLYVHMHWRGAVFFGGENKLPSFLARHTIPGTGIVVDPCAAALVIVVTVLLCIGIKESSMAQTVVTTINVSAMIFIIAAGGYIGFKTGWVGYELPNGYFPYGVTGMLGGSAVVFFSYIGFDSVTSTAEEVKNPQRDLPMGIGIALSICCILYMLVSVVIVGLVPYYALDPDTPISSAFSNYGMRYAVYILTTGAVMALCSSLMGSILPQPRILMAMARDGLLPSFFADINRHTQVPVNSTVMTGVLAAALAFFMDVSQLAGMVSVGTLLAFTTVAVSVLILRYVPPDEVPFASGLQESIGSVSSQYNNDLKGTASMDFGYSLVSSKEDDQLFETNESSIEDDIMQKQVTIDDNEERRRKIASWSIAFVCVGILILASAASVEGLSSVVRLLLCGLAGVAALGSLVVLACIEQDDARHDFGHAGGFQCPFVPFLPVACILVNTYLLVSLGLGTWFRVSIWMLIGALVYIFYGRSHSSLKGAVYVPVAYAHEIYQASSNHQA; this is translated from the exons ATGTCCGTCTGCTGGGAGTGCCTACCATTATACgtacatatgcattggcgaggG GCTGTGTTTTTCGGAGGAGAGAATAAGTTACCCTCTTTTTTGGCTCGTCATACTATACCGGGGACTGGCATTGTAGTTGATCCTTGTGCAGCTGCCTTAGTTATTGTTGTGACAGTGCTTCTGTGCATAGGCATCAAGGAG AGTTCAATGGCGCAAACCGTCGTTACGACAATAAATGTCTCTGCCATGATTTTCATAATTGCAGCTGGTGGATATATAGGTTTCAAAACAGGATGGGTGGGTTATGAACTTCCCAACGG GTACTTTCCTTATGGGGTCACTGGAATGCTTGGCGGGTCTGCAGTTGTATTCTTTTCATACATCGGCTTTGATTCAGTTACCAGCACAGCTGAGGAG GTGAAAAATCCTCAACGAGATCTGCCCATGGGAATAGGGATAGCACTGTCAATATGTTGCATATTGTACATGCTTGTGTCTGTTGTTATTGTTGGCTTAGTACCATACTATGCATTAGATCCGGACACCCCAATTTCCTCAGCATTTTCTAACTATGGAATGCGATATGCAGT ATATATATTAACCACTGGAGCAGTCATGGCTCTATGCTCAAGTTTGATGGGTTCAATTCTTCCTCAG CCACGAATCTTGATGGCAATGGCTAGGGATGGACTGTTGCCATCATTCTTTGCAGATATAAACAGACACACTCAAGTTCCAGTAAATAGTACAGTGATGACTGGTGTTCTGGCTGCAGCCCTTGCATTCTTCATGGATGTCTCACAGTTGGCTGGGATG GTTAGTGTGGGTACGCTTCTTGCTTTCACCACTGTTGCAGTTTCTGTCCTGATTCTCAGGTATGTTCCACCAGATGAAGTGCCCTTTGCATCAGGACTCCAGGAGTCGATTGGTTCGGTATCTTCGCAGTACAATAATGACCTCAAGGGAACTGCTTCGATGGATTTTGGATATTCTCTTGTCTCATCCAAGGAGGATGATCAGCTGTTTGAGACAAACGAGTCTTCAATCGAAGACGATATCATGCAAAAACAAGTAACTATAG ATGACAATGAAGAACGAAGGCGGAAGATTGCTTCCTGGAGTATAGCTTTTGTGTGTGTAGGAATTCTTATACTAGCATCTGCTGCTTCAGTCGAAGGCCTTTCAAG CGTTGTTCGTTTGCTGTTATGTGGGTTGGCTGGAGTTGCTGCCTTAGGCAGTCTGGTCGTGCTGGCCTGCATAGAACAGGATGATGCAAGGCATGACTTTGGACATGCAGGAG GTTTTCAATGTCCGTTCGTCCCTTTCTTGCCTGTTGCCTGTATTCTTGTCAACACCTACCTATTAGTTAGTCTTGG GTTGGGAACATGGTTCCGTGTCTCGATATGGATGTTGATTGGAGCTCTAGTCTACATTTTCTATGGCCGGAGTCACAGCTCATTGAAAGGTGCTGTCTATGTTCCGGTAGCCTACGCTCATGAGATTTATCAAGCCTCATCCAATCATCAAGCATAG
- the LOC115737847 gene encoding uncharacterized protein LOC115737847, with product MADDTEEVSEVGPPQQLPPPFLEVVCRSSGKRRRFAAGAEAGFAVRVMNKKLEGGSPFALYIEAVKEGEEAVAFGPNSALVDYGSGWRLQTVIEVDYTGGDKGEGFQQRMARSPLRNTDGSRVAKDVGKPTISLVYVGKILVAFILIFVLGAIFTLALEYLPMLILSIKSFM from the exons ATGGCGGATGACACCGAGGAGGTTTCAGAAGTCGGTCCTCCTCAACAGCTCCCCCCTCCG TTCCTGGAGGTGGTCTGCAGGAGCTCCGGCAAGCGGAGGAGGTTCGCGGCAGGCGCGGAGGCCGGATTCGCCGTGCGGGTGATGAACAAGAAGCTGGAGGGTGGGTCCCCATTTGCTCTGTACATTGAGGCAGTCAAAGAAGGAGAGGAAGCTGTGGCTTTCGGCCCTAATTCGGCCCTCGTGGACTACGGCTCTGGATGGAGGTTGCAGACTGTCATTGAAGTGGATTATACTG GCGGGGATAAAGGTGAAGGGTTTCAGCAAAGGATGGCGCGATCGCCTTTACGG AACACCGACGGTTCGAGGGTCGCGAAGGATGTAGGAAAACCCACTATCAGTTTGGTGTACGTCGGGAAAATATTAGTTGCGTTCATTTTGATATTCGTTCTTGGTGCGATCTTCACTCTGGCTCTTGAGTATCTTCCCATGTTAATTTTGTCCATCAAGTCATTCATGTAA
- the LOC115737848 gene encoding uncharacterized protein LOC115737848, with protein sequence MDTSPSKMAPLSANLTSICTPRSIDSSDKLCYGLQFKGKGGPMKRVKAIVPVPNGSASHSASNGAESRSVADAHKRISSVESLFCYDKPIPEERIEKPVGLSLEEKIIGDHPRCEDCCAKGAVLCSTCSGSGLYVDSIMESQGIIVKVRCLGCGGTGNIMCSECGGRGHLGAI encoded by the exons ATGGACACGTCACCGTCGAAGATGGCGCCGTTGTCGGCGAACTTGACCTCCATTTGCACACCCAGATCGATCGATTCGAGCGATAAGCTTTGTTATGGGCTCCAGttcaaaggaaaaggaggaCCCATGAAGCGAGTCAAGGCAATCGTGCCGGTGCCCAACGGTTCTGCTTCTCACTCTGCTTCCAATGGG GCTGAATCAAGGTCTGTTGCTGATGCACATAAAAGAATAAGCAGTGTTGAATCGCTGTTCTGTTATGATAAGCCTATTCCAGAAGAGAGGATTGAGAAGCCGGTTGGTTTGtctttagaagaaaaaataatcggAGATCATCCTCGATGTGAGGATTGCTGTGCGAAAGGTGCAGTCCTCTGCTCCACTTGTTCTGGTTCTGGACTTTATGTTGACTCTATAATGGAGAGCCAGGGAATCATAGTCAAAGTTCGCTGCTTAG GTTGTGGTGGAACCGGGAATATAATGTGCTCAGAATGTGGCGGTCGAGGTCATCTAGGAGCAATTTGA
- the LOC115737842 gene encoding cationic amino acid transporter 4, vacuolar-like isoform X1 produces MRSFCGGKCSRTLRSLVRRKQVDSVHARREGHQLARRLSVLDIIAIGVGATVGAGVYILVGTVAREYTGPALTISFLIAGIAAALSAFCYAELACRCPSAGSAYHYTYICIGEGVAWLIGWSLILEYTIGGSAVARGISPNLAVFFGGENKLPSFLARHTIPGTGIVVDPCAAALVIVVTVLLCIGIKESSMAQTVVTTINVSAMIFIIAAGGYIGFKTGWVGYELPNGYFPYGVTGMLGGSAVVFFSYIGFDSVTSTAEEVKNPQRDLPMGIGIALSICCILYMLVSVVIVGLVPYYALDPDTPISSAFSNYGMRYAVYILTTGAVMALCSSLMGSILPQPRILMAMARDGLLPSFFADINRHTQVPVNSTVMTGVLAAALAFFMDVSQLAGMVSVGTLLAFTTVAVSVLILRYVPPDEVPFASGLQESIGSVSSQYNNDLKGTASMDFGYSLVSSKEDDQLFETNESSIEDDIMQKQVTIDDNEERRRKIASWSIAFVCVGILILASAASVEGLSSVVRLLLCGLAGVAALGSLVVLACIEQDDARHDFGHAGGFQCPFVPFLPVACILVNTYLLVSLGLGTWFRVSIWMLIGALVYIFYGRSHSSLKGAVYVPVAYAHEIYQASSNHQA; encoded by the exons ATGAGGAGCTTCTGCGGGGGCAAGTGTTCGCGGACGCTGAGGAGTCTGGTGAGGAGGAAGCAGGTCGATTCCGTCCACGCGAGGCGCGAGGGACATCAGCTGGCCAGGCGATTGTCGGTTCTCGACATCATTGCCATCG GAGTTGGGGCGACTGTCGGAGCTGGGGTGTATATTCTCGTTGGGACAGTGGCTAGAGAGTACACCGGACCTGCTTTAACCATCTCCTTCCTGATCGCTGGAATCGCTGCTGCGCTTTCTGCATTCTGTTATGCGGAGCTTGCTTGTCGATGTCCGTCTGCTGGGAGTGCCTACCATTATACgtacatatgcattggcgaggG AGTTGCTTGGTTGATTGGTTGGTCACTGATCCTGGAATACACAATAGGCGGTTCAGCTGTTGCTCGGGGTATCTCCCCAAATCTG GCTGTGTTTTTCGGAGGAGAGAATAAGTTACCCTCTTTTTTGGCTCGTCATACTATACCGGGGACTGGCATTGTAGTTGATCCTTGTGCAGCTGCCTTAGTTATTGTTGTGACAGTGCTTCTGTGCATAGGCATCAAGGAG AGTTCAATGGCGCAAACCGTCGTTACGACAATAAATGTCTCTGCCATGATTTTCATAATTGCAGCTGGTGGATATATAGGTTTCAAAACAGGATGGGTGGGTTATGAACTTCCCAACGG GTACTTTCCTTATGGGGTCACTGGAATGCTTGGCGGGTCTGCAGTTGTATTCTTTTCATACATCGGCTTTGATTCAGTTACCAGCACAGCTGAGGAG GTGAAAAATCCTCAACGAGATCTGCCCATGGGAATAGGGATAGCACTGTCAATATGTTGCATATTGTACATGCTTGTGTCTGTTGTTATTGTTGGCTTAGTACCATACTATGCATTAGATCCGGACACCCCAATTTCCTCAGCATTTTCTAACTATGGAATGCGATATGCAGT ATATATATTAACCACTGGAGCAGTCATGGCTCTATGCTCAAGTTTGATGGGTTCAATTCTTCCTCAG CCACGAATCTTGATGGCAATGGCTAGGGATGGACTGTTGCCATCATTCTTTGCAGATATAAACAGACACACTCAAGTTCCAGTAAATAGTACAGTGATGACTGGTGTTCTGGCTGCAGCCCTTGCATTCTTCATGGATGTCTCACAGTTGGCTGGGATG GTTAGTGTGGGTACGCTTCTTGCTTTCACCACTGTTGCAGTTTCTGTCCTGATTCTCAGGTATGTTCCACCAGATGAAGTGCCCTTTGCATCAGGACTCCAGGAGTCGATTGGTTCGGTATCTTCGCAGTACAATAATGACCTCAAGGGAACTGCTTCGATGGATTTTGGATATTCTCTTGTCTCATCCAAGGAGGATGATCAGCTGTTTGAGACAAACGAGTCTTCAATCGAAGACGATATCATGCAAAAACAAGTAACTATAG ATGACAATGAAGAACGAAGGCGGAAGATTGCTTCCTGGAGTATAGCTTTTGTGTGTGTAGGAATTCTTATACTAGCATCTGCTGCTTCAGTCGAAGGCCTTTCAAG CGTTGTTCGTTTGCTGTTATGTGGGTTGGCTGGAGTTGCTGCCTTAGGCAGTCTGGTCGTGCTGGCCTGCATAGAACAGGATGATGCAAGGCATGACTTTGGACATGCAGGAG GTTTTCAATGTCCGTTCGTCCCTTTCTTGCCTGTTGCCTGTATTCTTGTCAACACCTACCTATTAGTTAGTCTTGG GTTGGGAACATGGTTCCGTGTCTCGATATGGATGTTGATTGGAGCTCTAGTCTACATTTTCTATGGCCGGAGTCACAGCTCATTGAAAGGTGCTGTCTATGTTCCGGTAGCCTACGCTCATGAGATTTATCAAGCCTCATCCAATCATCAAGCATAG
- the LOC115737845 gene encoding LOW QUALITY PROTEIN: protein pns1 (The sequence of the model RefSeq protein was modified relative to this genomic sequence to represent the inferred CDS: inserted 2 bases in 1 codon) — MAQPTPPRPRQQPPGTQNQTAAAASPFVQRLFAVLFYAQLILVAILTIVLTVRGLLSAKSHHFHPVKWYPPLLTAVASAGIAGFSWHFYILHNPVRALRAAFWLSPLLTCAFGVLLVMIESSVGLAAGIVAIISGLIQSLYGCWVNHRFVYAGKILWGSTDFAPANTTILVGLSIVVSVAYSGFLVCGIGGATATATTWDDVLIFIILLHLTWTMHVVKNLLQSAIARIKYMNFVSGLNRGHSCGCLRXTMKYLVGSVSMGSAMVPIIGTVRGSARALSSIAGGSDEFMFSCTDCYSGIASTLIRYGNRWGFVHVGALNKGFVPASRDAWENFNRAGIRHLIDSDLTGVFCFFCGLTGGAISALTGGSWALAVQRSYATEVSLYAFLIGYFLCRISVAWAQASVSAYYVAYAENPNNHRFDSTIPSRLEEMQRYGH, encoded by the exons atg GCACAACCAACACCGCCACGGCCGCGGCAGCAGCCACCA GGAACGCAGAACCAAACCGCGGCGGCAGCCTCGCCATTCGTCCAGCGGCTCTTTGCGGTTCTCTTCTACGCTCAGCTGATTCTGGTGGCGATCTTGACTATAGTCCTCACAGTCCGCGGTCTCCTCTCCGCGAAGAGCCACCACTTCCACCCAGTGAAGTGGTACCCTCCGCTCCTCACCGCCGTGGCATCTGCTGGGATCGCTGGTTTCTCATGGCACTTCTACATCCTGCATAACCCTGTGAGAGCCTTGAGGGCGGCATTTTGGCTGAGTCCCTTGTTGACTTGTGCATTCGGTGTGTTGCTTGTGATGATCGAGTCCTCGGTTGGTTTGGCCGCCGGAATAGTCGCGATTATCTCCGGGCTGATACAGTCGCTGTACGGCTGCTGGGTTAACCATCGTTTTGTATATGCTGGCAAGATTCTATGGGGATCCACAGATTTCGCACCGGCTAACACGACCATCTTGGTCGGACTTTCCATTGTAGTCTCCGTCGCTTACTCGGGCTTCTTGGTGTGTGGGATCGGAGGAGCGACTGCCACCGCGACCACCTGGGACGAcgtcctcatcttcatcatcttgcTCCACTTGACATGGACCATGCATGTCGTCAAGAACTTGTTGCAATCCGCAATAGCTCGTATCAAATACATGAACTTTGTTTCTGGGTTAAATCGTGGGCACTCGTGTGGCTGCCTGCG TACGATGAAATACCTGGTCGGGAGCGTCTCTATGGGTTCCGCCATGGTCCCGATCATTGGGACTGTCCGAGGCTCTGCACGTGCGCTCAGCTCGATCGCAGGAGGGTCAGATGAATTCATGTTCTCGTGCACCGATTGCTACTCTGGCATCGCATCAACCCTGATTAGATACGGGAACAGATGGGGATTTGTCCACGTCGGAGCACTCAACAAAGGGTTTGTGCCAGCATCGAGGGATGCCTGGGAGAATTTCAATAGGGCCGGAATACGACACTTGATCGACTCTGATCTGACCGGCgtgttttgtttcttctgtGGCCTAACTGGAGGAGCAATATCTGCCCTGACGGGCGGTTCATGGGCACTAGCAGTTCAAAGGAGTTATGCTACAGAGGTGTCCCTGTATGCTTTCTTGATTGGCTATTTCCTG TGTCGGATATCAGTGGCGTGGGCGCAAGCATCTGTTTCGGCATACTATGTTGCTTATGCAGAGAACCCAAACAACCATCGGTTTGACTCGACCATCCCATCTCGACTTGAAGAAATGCAGAGATATGGGCATTAG